In Deltaproteobacteria bacterium, a single genomic region encodes these proteins:
- a CDS encoding putative metal-binding motif-containing protein, giving the protein MRTLGRSVALLGLACAASCGRSDFTFTPGGGEGSTGSTGGSGTGTDTDSGSVTIADSGSVTFTTGDPTSVTDTFTTGDDLPTTDSDSDSDTTGDPPLCANDPECASGDPCMIGACEGGVCVMSARDADGDGVAPFSCGGGDCNDLNPNTFPGAPEDCFDGDDNDCNGVADCFDPACDDVPNCGCAPAPGGENCTNGSDDDCDTTVDCNDADCLGTPACGCAGSEGGFCVDGFDDDCDGAIDCDDSDCAGDSACTCMAAFEQCGNGEDDDCDLLVDCVDPDCEGTFSCTCVGGPSAEQCNDGNDNDCDGLVDCADPNCVLSPSCAMCVPEQCGNGQDDDCDGFIDCADDACVFDAGCMPQAEICNNDLDDDVDGAIDCDDSDCFAVPVCVQSQQNCGTAAAIFASGTFFGDTTGHSNNTAGTCGGGAGEAVFQLILLQPSHVILTSVGTSFDSVLYVRAGNCASGLELACDDDSGGNLASSIDLTLLQPGNYFVFLDGYTIDPIGGPNEGAWQLNVEIDANPVEVCNDVIDNDGDVYADCGDPDCVAAPGCAGCVGGNDPSAEFGVDACTNGLDDDCDGTIDCQDDDCSASDFYVTECCDGTDENGNGIPDDFNCRCNNDAECGPGQQCYDHTADTCGIPCTSFFGDVCPFVAPGSTCNAATNQCEF; this is encoded by the coding sequence ATGCGTACCCTTGGTCGTTCCGTAGCTCTGCTCGGCCTCGCGTGTGCGGCGTCGTGCGGTCGTTCCGATTTCACGTTCACGCCCGGGGGCGGTGAGGGCAGCACCGGCAGCACGGGCGGCAGTGGCACCGGCACGGACACGGACTCGGGCTCGGTCACGATCGCGGACTCGGGCAGCGTGACCTTCACCACCGGTGATCCCACCAGCGTCACCGATACGTTCACCACCGGCGACGACCTGCCGACCACGGACAGCGACAGCGACAGCGACACCACCGGCGATCCGCCGCTGTGCGCCAACGACCCGGAGTGCGCCTCGGGCGATCCGTGCATGATCGGCGCCTGCGAAGGCGGCGTCTGCGTGATGTCGGCGCGCGATGCCGACGGCGACGGGGTCGCGCCGTTCTCGTGCGGCGGTGGCGACTGCAACGACCTCAACCCGAACACCTTCCCGGGCGCGCCGGAGGACTGCTTCGACGGCGACGACAACGACTGCAACGGTGTCGCCGATTGCTTCGACCCCGCCTGCGACGATGTGCCCAACTGCGGCTGTGCGCCGGCACCGGGCGGTGAAAACTGCACCAACGGCAGCGACGACGACTGCGACACGACCGTCGACTGCAACGACGCCGATTGCCTCGGGACCCCGGCGTGCGGCTGCGCCGGCAGCGAGGGTGGCTTCTGCGTCGACGGCTTCGACGACGACTGCGACGGCGCGATCGACTGCGACGACAGCGACTGCGCGGGTGACAGCGCGTGCACCTGCATGGCGGCGTTCGAGCAGTGTGGCAACGGCGAGGACGACGATTGCGACCTGCTGGTCGACTGCGTCGATCCCGACTGCGAGGGCACCTTCTCGTGTACCTGCGTGGGCGGCCCCTCGGCCGAGCAGTGCAACGACGGCAACGACAACGACTGCGACGGCCTGGTCGATTGCGCCGACCCGAACTGCGTGCTCTCACCATCGTGTGCGATGTGCGTGCCCGAGCAGTGCGGCAATGGGCAGGACGACGATTGCGACGGCTTCATCGACTGCGCCGACGATGCCTGCGTGTTCGATGCCGGCTGCATGCCGCAGGCGGAGATCTGCAACAATGACCTCGACGACGACGTCGACGGCGCGATCGACTGCGACGACTCGGATTGTTTCGCGGTGCCGGTGTGCGTGCAGAGCCAGCAGAACTGCGGCACCGCGGCGGCGATCTTCGCCAGCGGCACCTTCTTCGGCGACACCACTGGCCACAGCAACAACACCGCCGGCACCTGCGGCGGCGGAGCCGGTGAGGCGGTGTTCCAGCTGATCCTGTTGCAGCCCTCGCACGTCATCCTCACCTCGGTCGGCACCTCGTTCGACTCGGTGCTCTACGTGCGCGCGGGCAACTGTGCCTCCGGTCTCGAGCTCGCGTGTGACGACGACAGCGGCGGCAACCTGGCCTCGTCGATCGATCTCACGCTGCTGCAGCCGGGCAACTACTTCGTGTTCCTCGATGGCTACACCATCGACCCGATCGGCGGGCCCAACGAGGGCGCGTGGCAGCTCAACGTCGAGATCGACGCCAACCCCGTCGAGGTCTGCAACGACGTCATCGACAACGATGGCGATGTCTACGCCGACTGCGGCGACCCCGACTGCGTCGCCGCGCCCGGCTGCGCCGGCTGCGTGGGCGGTAACGACCCCAGCGCGGAGTTCGGTGTCGACGCCTGCACCAACGGCCTCGACGACGACTGCGACGGCACGATCGATTGCCAGGACGACGACTGCAGCGCGAGCGACTTCTACGTCACCGAGTGCTGCGACGGCACCGACGAGAACGGCAACGGCATCCCCGACGACTTCAACTGCCGTTGCAACAACGACGCCGAGTGCGGCCCGGGGCAGCAGTGCTACGACCACACGGCCGACACCTGCGGCATCCCGTGCACCTCGTTCTTCGGCGACGTGTGTCCGTTCGTGGCGCCGGGCTCGACCTGCAACGCTGCCACGAACCAGTGCGAGTTCTGA